The genomic interval GCACGGCTGGCGCGGGCGCGCCCTGCGGGGCTCGGACGGATCCTCACGTGAGTGGCGGGACCGCGTCGATTCGCCGGAGACGTCAGCCAAGGGTCCGGAATGTCCTTCGAACACCGTTTCGAACGGCGGATCCGGGAAGAACCCGGACGGAACCGGGCCGTCGGCCTCGCCGACTACTCAAAACCTGCCCTAGAGTCGTCGACGTGCTTCAGGAGATGCACCTGCGCGGTCTGGGCGTGATCGACGACGCGGTGCTGGAATTCAAGCCCGGACTGACCGTCGTCACGGGCGAGACCGGCGCCGGTAAAACAATGGTCGTGACCGGACTAGGCCTGCTCATGGGTGGTCGGGCGGATGCCGGGGCGGTCCGTGAGGGTTACCAGAGCGCCCTGGTCGAGGGCCGGCTCGTCCTCGATCCGAAGAACGCGGCGGTGACCAAGGCGATCGAGGCGGGCGCGGAGCTGGACGACGGCGACACGCTCGTCATCGCCCGTACGGTCTCGGCCGAGGGCCGGTCGCGGGCCCATGTCGGGGGGCGCGGTGTGCCCAACGGGCTGCTCGGCGAGATGGCCGGCGACCTGGTGGCGGTGCACGGGCAGAGCGACCAGATCCGGTTGCAGTCGCAGTCGCGCCAGCGGGAGTCGCTCGACCGCTTCGGTGGTGCCACGGTGGCGAAGGCGCTGGCGACCTACCGCAAGACCTACGCCGAGATGCGCAAGCTCGACAAGAAGCACCGGGAGATCACCCAGCAGTTCGCCGAGCGCGCCGCGGAGGCCGAGCGGCTGCGCGCCGGGCTGGCGGAGATCGAGAAGGTCGCCCCGCAGCCGGGCGAGGACCACGAGCTGAAGGCCGAGTCGCAGCGCCTCTCGCACGCCGAGGGGCTGCAGCAGGCGGCGGCCACGGCCAACGAGGCCCTGTCGGGTGAGTCGGAGGGCAGCGGTTACGCCGTGGCCGCGCTGATGAACCAGGTCCGGCGGGCGCTCGAGGGCGGTGCCGCGCACGACCCGGCCCTGGGCGAGCTGGGCCGGCGGGCGGCGGAGATCGGCTACCTGGTGGACGACCTGGCCACCGAGTGCGCGTCGTACGCGGCCGGGGTGGAGGCCGACCCGGTGCGCCTGGCCGGGGTGGAAGACCGGCGCGCCACGCTGAGCCATCTGGTGCGGGGCTACGGCGAGGACGTCGACGCCACACTGGCCTGGGCGCAGCAGGCGTCGGTGCGGCTGCTGGAGCTGGACAACGACGAGCAGTCGGTGGACGAGCTGGCCGAGCGGCTGCGTGAGCTGCGCAGCACACTGGCCCGGCACGCGGTGGCGCTGACCAAGGCGCGGCGGGCGGCGGCGGCCCGGCTGGCCAAGGCCGTGACCGGCGAGCTGCAGGAACTGTCGATGGTCGGCTCCCGGCTGTTCGTGGAGGTGACGTACAAACCCGACGACGAGGGCCTGGTGCTGGAGTCGGACCACACGATCGACCTGATCGATCCGGCCGGTGACACCGCGACCATGCTGGGGCAGGGCCCGCCGGTGGCGTTCGGCCCGGACGGCGCCGACGAGATCGAGATGCTCCTCGCACCGCACCCCGGGGCGTCGCCGCGTCCGCTCGGCAAGGGCGCCTCGGGCGGTGAGCTGTCGCGCGTCATGCTCGGCCTGGAGGTCGTGCTCGGCGCGGTCGACCCGGTGCCCACGTTCGTGTTCGACGAGGTCGACTCCGGGGTCGGCGGCAAGGCGGCGCTGGGTATCGGCCGGCGGCTGGCCCGGCTCGCCCGCAACAGTCAGGTGCTCGTGGTGACCCACCTGCCGCAGGTCGCGGCCTTCGCCGACCAGCACCTTCTGGTGCGCAAGGCGCTCAGCGGCGAGGTCACGAGCAGTGGCGTGCACACGCTCGACACCGAGGGCCGGATCCGTGAGCTTGCTCGCATGCTGGGCGGCCTGGAGGACTCCGGCTCGGCCCAGGCGCACGCGGAGGAACTGCTCGCGATGGCCGAGGCGGATCGGCAGCTGGTCTGAGGTTTCCCGGCCCTGACGATGCGTCACCCGGGTGATCCTCGGGACCAGAACCGGGTTCTGATCCGGGTGATCGGTTCCGAATCGTTGTCATCCGGAACCTTCCGCGTCCAAAGGACCGAGCCGGACATGGCACGATCGGACCCGTGAAGTTGCCGTCCCTCTCCCGTGGCCGCCGTCCCGAGCCGGCGGAAGGCCCGGGCGTCCACGGCGTCGCAAAGGTCGACAGTCGCACGAAAGACCTGACCAAGCGCCTGAAGCCGGGCGATATCGCGATCATCAACCACACCGATATCGACCGGGTGGCTGCCGACGCGCTGGTCGGCGTGCGGCCGGCCGCGGTGGTGAACGCGGCGGCCAGCATCTCCGGCCGCTACCCGAACCTCGGCCCGCAGATCCTGCTCGCGGCCGGTGTGCTCCTGATCGACGGCGTGGGCGAGTCCGTCCTCACCACGATCACCGAGGGCACCCGGATCCGGATCGACGGCAACGAGATCTGGGTCGACGGCAAGGTGGTGGCCCGCGGCACGAAGCAGGACGCCGCCACGGTCTCCGCCGCGATGGACGACGCCCGCGCCGGGCTCAACGTGCAGCTCGAGGCGTTCGCGGCGAACACCATGGAGTACCTGAAGAAGGAGCGCGACCTGCTCCTGGACGGTGTCGGCGTGCCTGACGTGAAGACGTCGTTCGAGGGCCGGCAGTCGCTCATCGTGGTGCGCGGGTACCACTACAAGGAAGACCTGGCCACGCTGCGCCCGTACATCCGCGAGTACCGTCCGGTGCTCGTCGGGGTGGACGGCGGGGCCGACGCCATCCTGGAGGCCGGCTATGCCCCCGACATGATCGTCGGTGACATGGACTCGGTCTCTGACAAGGCATTGACCTGCGGCGCCGAGATCGTCGTGCACGCCTACCGGGACGGCAACGCGCCCGGCCTGGTGCGGGTGCGCGAACTCGGTGTCGACCCGGTGGTGTTCCCGGCCACCGGTACCAGCGAAGACGTCGCGATGCTGCTGGCCGACGACAAGGGCGCCTCGCTCATCGTCGCCGTCGGCACGCACGCCACCCTGGTCGAGTTCCTCGACAAGGGCCGCGCCGGCATGGCCAGCACCTTCCTGACCCGCCTGCGTGTCGGCACCAAACTCGTCGACGCCAAGGGCGTGTCCCGGCTCTACCGCCAGCGCATCAGCAACTGGCAGCTCGCCGTCCTGGCGATCGCCGGGCTGGTCGCGCTGGGTGTCGCGCTCGCCTCGACCGAGGGCGGGCAGACGTTCTATTCGCTGATCGGGGCACGCTGGGACGACCTGACCTCCTGGGTGCAGGGCTGGTTCACCGATCCTGCACCGGAAGCACTGACGCAGAACTGGCGGGGATTCCTCAGCTGATGATCGATTTCCGGTACCACCTCGTTTCCCTCATCTCGGTGTTCCTGGCCCTCGCGGTCGGCATCGTGCTGGGCGCCGGGCCGCTCCAGGACTCCATCGGCTCCACGCTGACCGAGCAGGTCAACGCGCTGCGCCTGGACCGCGACGACCTGCGTGACCAGCTGGCCACGGCGAACTCGGCCGTGACCCACCGCGACGAGTTCGCCCAGGCCACCACGCCCGCCCTGGTCGCGGGGGCGCTGACCGGCCGCTCGATCGTCGTCGTCACCCTGCCCGGGGTGGAGGACGACGTGATCGAGCCGCTGACCGATGCGGTGACCACGGCCGGCGGCAGCGTCACCGGCCGTATCAACATCGGCGAGGACTGGACCGCCTCCGACAAGGAGACGGGCCGCACCGACGCGCTCAGCACCCTCACCGGGAAGCTGCCCAGCGGATACGTGCCCACCGACGGCAGCACCAGCGAGCGTCTGGCCCAGACGCTGTCGACCTCGGTCGTCACCTCGGTCAGCGACACCGCCTCGGGTGACACCGCCGACGCCGCGACCGCGCTGAGCGGCCTGACCGACGCCGGCCTGATCGAGGTCGACGGCAGTGTGAACGGCCTGGCCTCGGCCGCCCTGGTGGTGGTCCCGGCCAACCCGGACGCCATCAGCGACGCCTCGTCCACGGCCGGGGTCGGCGGCGACAGCGTGCCCGCCTACGTCTCCCTGGTCGCCAAGCTCGACTCCAGCGGTGGTGGCGCGGTGGCCACCGGCCCGGCCTCGGCCGCGACCAGCGGCGGCGTGCTCGACTCGATCCGCGACGACAAGACGGTGGAGGCCGAGGTGTCCACCGTCGACACCGGCTCGACCGCGATGGGGGTGGCGTCTGCCGTGCTCGCCCTGCAGGAACAGCTCGCCGGGGGATCCGGCTCGTACGGCTTCGCCGAGGGGGTGGACGACATCCTGCCGCCGATCACGGTGCGCCCGGTCGAGACCCCCACCACCGAGAGCACGACCAAGAAGAAGGGCGACAAGTGATCCGCCGGTTGCTCGTCGCCGGGGGCGCCGCCCTCGCTGCCCGGGGTGCCTGGGAACTCCTGCTGAAGAACCCGCCCGGCGGCCGGAAGCTGTGGGAGCGCACCAATCACCGCGGCGAGACACTGACCCTGCTCGAGGGCCCGGCCTACACATTGGGCGCGGCTGCGGCCACGGTGCTGACGCCCGGCATCCCGGCCCGGGTGAAGACCGCCGCCGTGGTCGCCACGGTGGGCGGCGGCACGTTCGGCGCGATCGACGACCTGCGCGAGACCGGTCAGAGCAAGGGCCTGCGCGGTCACCTCGGTGAGCTCGCGCGTGGCCACGTCACCACCGGTGGGCTGAAGGTGCTCGGCATCGGGGCGACCGGTCTGGTCGTGGCGCTGCTGGTGCCCTCCCGCCGCGACCGGGGCGATTCCGGCCTGGTCGTGCGCGGTCTGGGCGCCGCCACCGACACGCTGGTCTCCGGTGCCGTGGTGGCCGGCTCCGCGAACCTGATGAACCTGTTCGACCTGCGGCCCGGCCGTGCCATCAAGGTGGCGCTGTTGTTCGCGCCCGCCGCTTCGGGGGGATCGCCGGCGGGCCGTCTGGTCGCCGTCGCCTGCGGAGCCGGGGCCGGGTTGCTGCCCGTCGACCTGGCCGAGAAGGCCATGCTCGGAGACACCGGTGCCAACGCCGCCGGCGCGCTGCTCGGCACCGCGGCCATCACCGGCCTGGGTCGCAAGGGCCAGCTGGCCGTGCTGGCCGTGGTCGGCGGTCTGACCCTGGCCAGCGAGAAGGTCAGCTTCACCAAGGTGATCGCGCGGACGCCGGTGCTGCGCGAGCTCGACCAACTGGGCCGACGCCCCGCCCAGCAGTAGCCGTAGCAGCCGTAGCAGCTACCGCCCCTTCTCCTCCGTTCTCCTCCGTTGGTGATCATGCAAAACCTCCCCAGTCTTCTAGAACTCCTGAGCGAAGAGTTCTAGAACTCCGGGGAGGTTTTGCATGATCACCAACAAAAAAGAAGCATTGATGACGACGACCAGGGAGGGCTGCGGCGGTGAGCGCTGACGACCTGACGCCCACACCAGCCACGCCCACACCAGCCACGCCCACACCCGTCCCCGGAACGCCACCCCCCGCGTCCTCAGCCGGATCGGTCGGGAGGGGCCTGCTCGCCTCGGCCGCGCTGATCGCCGCCGTGACCGTGGTGGCTCGTGTGGTCGGGTTCGGGCGCTGGCTGTCGTTCTCCACCGGGGTCGGGTCGTACGGTGTGGGGGAGGCCTACTCCTCGGCGAATCTCCTGCCCAACGTGCTCTACGAAGTGGTCGCGGGCGGTGCCCTGGCGAGCGCCGTGGTGCCGTTGTTGGCGGGTCCGCTGGCGCGTGGCAACCGGGTGGAGATCGACCGGATCGTCTCGGCGCTGATCGGCTGGGTGCTGGTGGTGCTCGTGCCGCTGTCGGTGGTACTCGCGCTGCTGGCCGGGCCGTTGTCGAAGGTGCTCGTCGACGGGGACATCGATGGGCAACGGGCTCTCGTCGCCCGGATGATCGCCGTGTTCGCCCCGCAGGTGGCCCTCTACGGCATCGGTGTGGTGCTGACCGGCGCCCTGACAGCCCACCGGCGCTTCTTCTGGCCCGCGGCCGCGCCCCTGCTGTCGAGCCTCGTGGTGATTGTGGCCTATCAGGTCTACGGCGCACTGACCGTGTCGAAGCAGGAAGTGGCCACCCTTCCCGGAGGAGCGGAGGCATGGCTGGCCTGGGGCACGACCGCCGGGGTCGCGGTGATGACTCTGCCGTTGCTGGTGCCGATCCGGAAGGCCGGCATCCGCATCCGTCCCACCCTGACCTTTCCGTCGGGGGTGGCCCGCCGGGGCCTGGCCCTCGCCGCGGCCGGCATCTCCGCGCTCCTGGCCCAGCAGGCGTCCCTACTGGTGGCCCTGCTCCTGGCCAACCACAGTGACATGGTCGGCGCCTACATTGTCTTCCAGTACACCCAGGCCGTCTACCTGCTGCCCTACGCCGTACTCGCCGTGCCGCTGGCGACCAGCGCGTTCCCGCGTCTGGCCGAACGGGCGAACCTGGGTGACCACGCCGGTTTCGCCGCGACCGCCGCGAGCAGTACCCGCCTGGTGGTGCTGGTCTCGCTGTTCGGCACGGCCGTGCTGGCCGGTGCCGCCGTGCCGGTGGGGGAGTTCTTCACTGCGATCGACAGGTCGGGCAAGAGCTCGCAGGCCCTCGCCTCGATGGGTACGGCGCTCACCGTGATGGCCCCGGGCCTGATCGGCTTCGCGCTGATCGCCCACATCGGCCGCGCCCTCTACGCCCGCGAGCGCGGCCGGGCCGCGGCCGTCGCGACCGCCGCGGGCTGGGGCGTCGTGATCGTCGGCTCGGTGGTCGGGGTCCGTGTCACCTCGGTCGTGACCGGGCTGGCGTGGGGCAACACGATCGGCATGAGTGTCGCCGGACTGCTGCTGGTGCTGGCATTGCGCCGGGTGGCCGGTCCGGGTTCCACGGAGGGCCTGGGACGGCTCGTGCTGCTGGCCGGGCTCGCGGCCCTGGCCGCCGCGGCCGCCGGGCAGGGGGTGTCCCACCTGGTGCTCGACGGGCGGGCCGCGACCGTGGTCTGGAGTCTGGTGGCCGGTGTGCTCGCCGGTGCGGTGGCGACGGGTGTGTTCGGTGTGCTCCTCGCGGTGCTGGACCGCAAGAATCTGGGCATGCTGACCGAACGGATCTTGCGGAGGAGCAACTCTTGAGTGCTGATCGTGTTCTGCTCGTCACCGGACCGGCCACCGGCGGTGTCGCCGGGCACGTGGCCGGGCTGGCGTCCGGCCTGGCCGGACTGGGCTGGGACGTCGCGGTGTTCACCAGTCCGGTGACGGCCAACCGGCTGCCCACGACGGGTGTCCGGGTGTTCCCGGAGTGGCCCACCGGGCGGCACAACGTGCGGACCGCCCTGGAGACCCTGCGCGGTCTCATCGCCGGCGCCACCGTGGTGCACGCTCATGGCCACCAGGCCGGGCTGCTGACGGTGCTGGCTGCCGCCACGCTCGGCCAACGCCGTCGCCCGGTGATTGTGACCTGGCACAACGCCGTCCTGGGCAGCGGTCCCAAGCGTCGCGTGCAGGCCCTCGCCGAACAGGTCCAGGCCCGGCAGGCCGACCTGGTCACCGGGGCCTCGTCCGACCTGGTCGAGCGGGCCCGGGCCCTGGGCGCGAAAAACCCGGAGCTGACGATCGTGTCGGCGCAGGCGCCCGAGCCACGGACACAGGGGAGCTCACCGGCGTCCCCCGTTGGCCTCGACAGCGGCCTCGAGCCGCGTCGCGGACCCCTGGTGCTCACCGTGTCGCGGATCGCCCCGCAGAAGCGCCTGGACGTGCTCGTGGACGCCGCCGCGCTGCTGTCGGCGGACGTGCTCGGCGTGCGCTGGGCCGTCGCGGGTGACGGTGACCTGGAGCTCCTGGACGAACTGGAGCGGCAGCGCAACCGCGCGAACGCTCCCGTGGTCTTCCTGGGGCGCCGCGAGGACGTGCCCGCGCTGCTGGAGGAGGCCGACGTGTTCGCCCTGTCCAGCGACTGGGAGGCCCGTCCGCTGGCGGTGCAGGAGGCGATGGCCGCCGGGGTGCCGGTGGTCGCCACCGCCGTGGGCGGGGTCTGCGACCTGCTCGCCGACGCCGGTGCGCTCGTGCAGCCCGGTTCGGCACCGGCGCTCGCGGCCGCGGTGAAGGAACTGCTGAACGATCCGCTGCGGGCAGCCGATCTTGCGCAGCGGGCTCGAGCCCGGGTGGCGTCGCTGCCCGACGAGGACGAGGTCACGCAGGGTTGGTCGGATCGATACCGGCAGTTGGTCCCCGCGTCCAGATGAGTTGGATCCCGCCCTGAAATATGGGAAGTTCCGTTCGCTTCCGGGCGAACGGGACGGGCGGGTCCACGGGTCCCCGCAGACCCTGATAACGTGAAAGCCCGTGGCTCAGCGGATACCAGAACACACCAAGCAGATCTTCGTCACGGGTGGCGTCGCCTCTTCTCTCGGCAAGGGGCTGTCGGCTTCCAGCCTGGGTCACCTTCTCCGGGCCCGCGGCTTGCGCGTCGCGATGCAGAAGCTCGACCCATACCTGAATGTCGACCCCGGCACGATGAACCCGTTCCAGCACGGCGAGGTCTTCGTGACCGACGACGGTGCCGAGACGGACCTCGACATCGGGCACTACGAGCGTTTCCTCGACGTGGAGTTCGGCCAGTCGGCCAACGTGACCACGGGCCAGGTCTACTCGTCCGTGATCGCCAAGGAGCGCCGGGGCGAGTACCTCGGCGACACCGTGCAGGTCATCCCGCACATCACTGACGAGATCAAGTCGCGGATGCGGGCCCAGGCCAGCGTCGCCGACGTGATCATCACCGAGATCGGTGGCACCGTCGGTGACATCGAGTCGCTGCCGTTCCTCGAGGCCGCCCGTCAGGTGCGCCGCGAGGTGGGGCGCGACAACGTCCTCTTCATCCACGTCTCCCTGGTGCCCTACCTGGCCCCCAGCGGCGAGCTGAAGACCAAGCCCACCCAGCACTCGGTGGCGGCCCTGCGCAACATCGGCATCCAGCCGGACGCGCTGATCTGCCGCTCCGACCGCGACATCCCCGAGAGCATGAAGCGCAAGATCGCGCTGACCTGCGACGTCGACCTCGAGGCGGTTGTCACCTGCGCCGACGCGCCGTCCATCTACGACATCCCCAAGGTGCTGCACTCCGAGGGACTCGACGCCTTCGTGGTGCGCCGCCTGAACCTGTCGTTCCGCGATGTCGAGTGGGACGACTGGAACGAGCTGCTGCGCCGGGTGCACCAGCCGCGGCACCGGATCGACCTGGCCCTGGTGGGTAAGTACATCGACCTGCCCGACGCCTACCTGTCGGTCACCGAGGCCCTGCGCGCCGGTGGCTTCGACCAGGACGCCAAGGTCAACATCCGCTGGGTCGCCGCCGACACCTGCGCGACCCGTGAGGGCGCGGCCAAGGCCCTGCGCGGCGTCGACGCGATCTGCGTGCCGGGTGGTTTCGGCGTGCGGGGGATCGAGGGCAAGCTCGGCGCCCTGACCTACGCCCGGGAGAACCAGATCCCCACCCTGGGACTGTGTCTCGGCCTCCAGGCGATGGTGATCGAGTACGCCCGCAGCGTCGCCGGCCTGGCCGGTGCCAGCAGCACCGAGTTCGAGCCGGACGCGAAGCACCCGGTCATCGCCACCATGGACGAGCAGAAACACATCGTCTCGGGCGACGGCGACATGGGCGGCACCATGCGCCTGGGTGCCTACCCGGCCGTGCTCGCCGAGGGCAGCATCGTGCGTGAGGTGTACGGCAGCGCCAAGGTCTCCGAGCGTCACCGGCACCGCTACGAGGTCAACAACAACTACCTCAAGCAGCTTGAGGACGCGGGTCTCTCCTTCTCCGGGATGTCCCCCGACCGGTCGCTGGTCGAGTTCGTGGAGCTTCCTCGCGAGGTGCACCCGTACTACGTGGGCACCCAGGCCCACCCCGAGTTCAAGTCCCGCCCCGATCGGGCGCACCCGCTGTTCGCCGGGCTCATCGCCGCGGCCGTCGACCGGCAGCGCGCCGAGCGGCTGGTCGACGTCGAGACGCCGCGGGCGGCAGACGCGGACTCACCGGCCGAGGCCGGCGAGGACACCGATTCCCAGACGACTGAGACGGTGACCGCGTGAGCTCGCCCGATGAGCTGGAAGATTTCCTTGCCCCGCGGCCGGTGCTCTCGCACGACCTGATCCACCACGGCAAGGTCTGGGACATCGTCTCGGAGAAGGTCGATCTCGGTGAGGGCGGCCAGGTCACCCGCGAGCTGATGGACCACCCGGGCGCGGTGACCGTGCTGGCCCTGGACGAGTCCGACCGGGTCCTGATGATCCGTCAGTACCGGCACCCGGTGCAGATGGAACTGTGGGAGCTCCCGGCCGGCCTGCTCGATGTGCCGGGGGAGAACCCGGTCGCGGCGGCCGCCCGGGAACTGCTGGAAGAGGCTGACCTCCAGGCCTCGCAGTGGGATCTG from Kineosporia sp. NBRC 101731 carries:
- the steA gene encoding putative cytokinetic ring protein SteA, with product MKLPSLSRGRRPEPAEGPGVHGVAKVDSRTKDLTKRLKPGDIAIINHTDIDRVAADALVGVRPAAVVNAAASISGRYPNLGPQILLAAGVLLIDGVGESVLTTITEGTRIRIDGNEIWVDGKVVARGTKQDAATVSAAMDDARAGLNVQLEAFAANTMEYLKKERDLLLDGVGVPDVKTSFEGRQSLIVVRGYHYKEDLATLRPYIREYRPVLVGVDGGADAILEAGYAPDMIVGDMDSVSDKALTCGAEIVVHAYRDGNAPGLVRVRELGVDPVVFPATGTSEDVAMLLADDKGASLIVAVGTHATLVEFLDKGRAGMASTFLTRLRVGTKLVDAKGVSRLYRQRISNWQLAVLAIAGLVALGVALASTEGGQTFYSLIGARWDDLTSWVQGWFTDPAPEALTQNWRGFLS
- a CDS encoding lipid II flippase MurJ produces the protein MSADDLTPTPATPTPATPTPVPGTPPPASSAGSVGRGLLASAALIAAVTVVARVVGFGRWLSFSTGVGSYGVGEAYSSANLLPNVLYEVVAGGALASAVVPLLAGPLARGNRVEIDRIVSALIGWVLVVLVPLSVVLALLAGPLSKVLVDGDIDGQRALVARMIAVFAPQVALYGIGVVLTGALTAHRRFFWPAAAPLLSSLVVIVAYQVYGALTVSKQEVATLPGGAEAWLAWGTTAGVAVMTLPLLVPIRKAGIRIRPTLTFPSGVARRGLALAAAGISALLAQQASLLVALLLANHSDMVGAYIVFQYTQAVYLLPYAVLAVPLATSAFPRLAERANLGDHAGFAATAASSTRLVVLVSLFGTAVLAGAAVPVGEFFTAIDRSGKSSQALASMGTALTVMAPGLIGFALIAHIGRALYARERGRAAAVATAAGWGVVIVGSVVGVRVTSVVTGLAWGNTIGMSVAGLLLVLALRRVAGPGSTEGLGRLVLLAGLAALAAAAAGQGVSHLVLDGRAATVVWSLVAGVLAGAVATGVFGVLLAVLDRKNLGMLTERILRRSNS
- a CDS encoding copper transporter; its protein translation is MIDFRYHLVSLISVFLALAVGIVLGAGPLQDSIGSTLTEQVNALRLDRDDLRDQLATANSAVTHRDEFAQATTPALVAGALTGRSIVVVTLPGVEDDVIEPLTDAVTTAGGSVTGRINIGEDWTASDKETGRTDALSTLTGKLPSGYVPTDGSTSERLAQTLSTSVVTSVSDTASGDTADAATALSGLTDAGLIEVDGSVNGLASAALVVVPANPDAISDASSTAGVGGDSVPAYVSLVAKLDSSGGGAVATGPASAATSGGVLDSIRDDKTVEAEVSTVDTGSTAMGVASAVLALQEQLAGGSGSYGFAEGVDDILPPITVRPVETPTTESTTKKKGDK
- a CDS encoding glycosyltransferase family 4 protein → MSADRVLLVTGPATGGVAGHVAGLASGLAGLGWDVAVFTSPVTANRLPTTGVRVFPEWPTGRHNVRTALETLRGLIAGATVVHAHGHQAGLLTVLAAATLGQRRRPVIVTWHNAVLGSGPKRRVQALAEQVQARQADLVTGASSDLVERARALGAKNPELTIVSAQAPEPRTQGSSPASPVGLDSGLEPRRGPLVLTVSRIAPQKRLDVLVDAAALLSADVLGVRWAVAGDGDLELLDELERQRNRANAPVVFLGRREDVPALLEEADVFALSSDWEARPLAVQEAMAAGVPVVATAVGGVCDLLADAGALVQPGSAPALAAAVKELLNDPLRAADLAQRARARVASLPDEDEVTQGWSDRYRQLVPASR
- a CDS encoding NUDIX hydrolase; its protein translation is MSSPDELEDFLAPRPVLSHDLIHHGKVWDIVSEKVDLGEGGQVTRELMDHPGAVTVLALDESDRVLMIRQYRHPVQMELWELPAGLLDVPGENPVAAAARELLEEADLQASQWDLLAEWFNTPGGSNEALRVYLARGISEVPEADRYQRDEEELNMPTRWIPLDEARDAVLAGKIHNPGAVIGVLAAVASREGGWKSLRPADSPWPAHRHYR
- a CDS encoding CTP synthase, yielding MAQRIPEHTKQIFVTGGVASSLGKGLSASSLGHLLRARGLRVAMQKLDPYLNVDPGTMNPFQHGEVFVTDDGAETDLDIGHYERFLDVEFGQSANVTTGQVYSSVIAKERRGEYLGDTVQVIPHITDEIKSRMRAQASVADVIITEIGGTVGDIESLPFLEAARQVRREVGRDNVLFIHVSLVPYLAPSGELKTKPTQHSVAALRNIGIQPDALICRSDRDIPESMKRKIALTCDVDLEAVVTCADAPSIYDIPKVLHSEGLDAFVVRRLNLSFRDVEWDDWNELLRRVHQPRHRIDLALVGKYIDLPDAYLSVTEALRAGGFDQDAKVNIRWVAADTCATREGAAKALRGVDAICVPGGFGVRGIEGKLGALTYARENQIPTLGLCLGLQAMVIEYARSVAGLAGASSTEFEPDAKHPVIATMDEQKHIVSGDGDMGGTMRLGAYPAVLAEGSIVREVYGSAKVSERHRHRYEVNNNYLKQLEDAGLSFSGMSPDRSLVEFVELPREVHPYYVGTQAHPEFKSRPDRAHPLFAGLIAAAVDRQRAERLVDVETPRAADADSPAEAGEDTDSQTTETVTA
- the recN gene encoding DNA repair protein RecN, with protein sequence MHLRGLGVIDDAVLEFKPGLTVVTGETGAGKTMVVTGLGLLMGGRADAGAVREGYQSALVEGRLVLDPKNAAVTKAIEAGAELDDGDTLVIARTVSAEGRSRAHVGGRGVPNGLLGEMAGDLVAVHGQSDQIRLQSQSRQRESLDRFGGATVAKALATYRKTYAEMRKLDKKHREITQQFAERAAEAERLRAGLAEIEKVAPQPGEDHELKAESQRLSHAEGLQQAAATANEALSGESEGSGYAVAALMNQVRRALEGGAAHDPALGELGRRAAEIGYLVDDLATECASYAAGVEADPVRLAGVEDRRATLSHLVRGYGEDVDATLAWAQQASVRLLELDNDEQSVDELAERLRELRSTLARHAVALTKARRAAAARLAKAVTGELQELSMVGSRLFVEVTYKPDDEGLVLESDHTIDLIDPAGDTATMLGQGPPVAFGPDGADEIEMLLAPHPGASPRPLGKGASGGELSRVMLGLEVVLGAVDPVPTFVFDEVDSGVGGKAALGIGRRLARLARNSQVLVVTHLPQVAAFADQHLLVRKALSGEVTSSGVHTLDTEGRIRELARMLGGLEDSGSAQAHAEELLAMAEADRQLV